From the Alistipes sp. ZOR0009 genome, the window CGTCTTTTATGCCAGCCATCACGATTTGGAGTTTACTGAAAATGCGTTCGAGCCGAATTTCTAGAAATACATTTATTGTCGTACACAGTTGTAATAACTTTTAATTTAAAAGCTATATTTACACTATAACTTGTATAGAGGGTATGAATATAGAAGAGTTAAGAGACTATTGCTTATCAAAGAAAGGGGTGGAGGAGTGCTTCCCTTTTGATGAGGTAACCTTGGTTTTTAAGGTTGGTGGTAAAATGTTTCTTCTTACTGGGCTGGATGGCGATTTTAGCATCAACATAAAGAATACCCCAGATAAGGTTGTAGAGTTAAAGGAGCGGTATGCTTCGGTAATTCCTGGTTATCACATGAATAAAACATATTGGGTAACGGTGCTCATAAATGGCGATATTCCCGATTCTGCCATATATTCTT encodes:
- a CDS encoding MmcQ/YjbR family DNA-binding protein → MNIEELRDYCLSKKGVEECFPFDEVTLVFKVGGKMFLLTGLDGDFSINIKNTPDKVVELKERYASVIPGYHMNKTYWVTVLINGDIPDSAIYSWIDESYMEVAKSLTKKARADLGIS